Proteins from a single region of Macrotis lagotis isolate mMagLag1 chromosome 2, bilby.v1.9.chrom.fasta, whole genome shotgun sequence:
- the LOC141511746 gene encoding phosphatidylinositol phosphatase PTPRQ-like isoform X1 codes for MRFSMYTLLASNLCIGLYICHFKHIYIIFLFRDKSSLKAINVTETSLEYADLENNIKYNAYVTASTRFGDGKIKSNLISFRTPEGVPSDPPKEVHYANLTSSSIILFWDPPSKPNGIIQYYSVYYQNNSGIFMQNFTLHDIVSFSDNMTISAVIENLAIFSYYVFWVTASTSVGNGNKTSDIIQVYTDQDIPEGLVENLTYETLSSTAINVSWFPPSQPNGLVFYYVSLSLQGNPRRTRPPLKTYERSLVFDNLKKYTDYILKVTPATEKGFSDLYTAQLHIKTEEDVPDSSPIINTFKNLSSTSVFLSWDPPVQPNGAIISYDLTLDGPDESYSFTTSENSIILDELSPFTLYSFFAAARTRKGLGPSSTLFFYTDEAAPLAPPQNLTIINCTSDSVWLTWNPSPLPSGIVKVYNIKIHENGTDTIFYQVGFIVFW; via the exons atgAGGTTTTCTATGTATACTTTGTTAGCTTCCAATTTATGTATTGGTTTGTATATTTGTCACTTTAAGCATATATATATCATCTTTCTCTTTAGGGATAAATCATCACTAAAAGCTATTAATGTAACTGAAACATCATTGGAATATGCAGATttggaaaataacattaaatacaATGCCTACGTAACAGCAAGCACAAGATTTGGtgatggaaaaattaaaagtaacCTCATTAGCTTTAGAACGCCGGAGGGAG tACCCAGTGATCCACCAAAAGAAGTCCATTATGCAAACCTCACTTCCtcttcaataattcttttttgggATCCTCCTTCAAAGCCTAATGGAATTATACAATACTATTCTGTCTATTACCAAAACAATTCAGGTATTTTTATgcag aATTTTACTCTCCATGACATAGTCAGTTTTTCTGACAATATGACTATATCTGCAGTAATAGAAAATCTGGCAATATTCAGCTACTATGTATTCTGGGTGACAGCAAGTACTTCAGTTGGAAACGGAAACAAGACCAGTGACATAATTCAAGTGTACACAGATCAAGACA TACCAGAAGGGCTTGTTGAAAATCTGACTTATGAAACTCTTTCATCAACTGCAATAAATGTCAGCTGGTTCCCACCATCTCAGCCAAATGGTCTAGTCTTCTACTATGTTTCACTGAGCTTACAAGGAAACCCACGTAGAACAAGACCACCTCTGAAAACTTATGAGAGAAGCCTGGTTTTTGACAATCTGAAAAAATACACTGACTATATATTAAAAGTCACTCCGGCTACAGAAAAGGGATTCTCTGATTTGTATACAGCCCAACTACACATCAAAACAGAAGAAGATG tcCCAGACTCTTCACCAATAAtcaacacttttaaaaatctttcttctaCCTCAGTTTTTTTATCCTGGGATCCCCCAGTACAGCCAAATGGTGCTATAATAAGTTATGATTTAACTTTAGATGGACCAGATGAAAGCTATTCTTTTACTACCTCTGAAAACTCTATCATACTGGACGAGCTCTCACCATTTACTCTATATAGTTTTTTCGCTGCTGCAAGAACCAGAAAAGGACTTGGTCCTTCTTCTACACTCTTTTTTTATACAGATGAGGCAG cacCACTAGCACCTCCACAGAATTTGACCATAATCAATTGTACTTCTGACTCCGTGTGGCTAACATGGAATCCAAGTCCTCTTCCAAGTGGCATTGTTAAagtttataatattaaaattcatGAGAATGGAACAGATACTATATTTTATCAGGTaggttttatagtcttttggtAA
- the LOC141511746 gene encoding phosphatidylinositol phosphatase PTPRQ-like isoform X2, giving the protein MRFSMYTLLASNLCIGLYICHFKHIYIIFLFRDKSSLKAINVTETSLEYADLENNIKYNAYVTASTRFGDGKIKSNLISFRTPEGVPSDPPKEVHYANLTSSSIILFWDPPSKPNGIIQYYSVYYQNNSGIFMQNFTLHDIVSFSDNMTISAVIENLAIFSYYVFWVTASTSVGNGNKTSDIIQVYTDQDIPEGLVENLTYETLSSTAINVSWFPPSQPNGLVFYYVSLSLQGNPRRTRPPLKTYERSLVFDNLKKYTDYILKVTPATEKGFSDLYTAQLHIKTEEDDGPDESYSFTTSENSIILDELSPFTLYSFFAAARTRKGLGPSSTLFFYTDEAAPLAPPQNLTIINCTSDSVWLTWNPSPLPSGIVKVYNIKIHENGTDTIFYQVGFIVFW; this is encoded by the exons atgAGGTTTTCTATGTATACTTTGTTAGCTTCCAATTTATGTATTGGTTTGTATATTTGTCACTTTAAGCATATATATATCATCTTTCTCTTTAGGGATAAATCATCACTAAAAGCTATTAATGTAACTGAAACATCATTGGAATATGCAGATttggaaaataacattaaatacaATGCCTACGTAACAGCAAGCACAAGATTTGGtgatggaaaaattaaaagtaacCTCATTAGCTTTAGAACGCCGGAGGGAG tACCCAGTGATCCACCAAAAGAAGTCCATTATGCAAACCTCACTTCCtcttcaataattcttttttgggATCCTCCTTCAAAGCCTAATGGAATTATACAATACTATTCTGTCTATTACCAAAACAATTCAGGTATTTTTATgcag aATTTTACTCTCCATGACATAGTCAGTTTTTCTGACAATATGACTATATCTGCAGTAATAGAAAATCTGGCAATATTCAGCTACTATGTATTCTGGGTGACAGCAAGTACTTCAGTTGGAAACGGAAACAAGACCAGTGACATAATTCAAGTGTACACAGATCAAGACA TACCAGAAGGGCTTGTTGAAAATCTGACTTATGAAACTCTTTCATCAACTGCAATAAATGTCAGCTGGTTCCCACCATCTCAGCCAAATGGTCTAGTCTTCTACTATGTTTCACTGAGCTTACAAGGAAACCCACGTAGAACAAGACCACCTCTGAAAACTTATGAGAGAAGCCTGGTTTTTGACAATCTGAAAAAATACACTGACTATATATTAAAAGTCACTCCGGCTACAGAAAAGGGATTCTCTGATTTGTATACAGCCCAACTACACATCAAAACAGAAGAAGATG ATGGACCAGATGAAAGCTATTCTTTTACTACCTCTGAAAACTCTATCATACTGGACGAGCTCTCACCATTTACTCTATATAGTTTTTTCGCTGCTGCAAGAACCAGAAAAGGACTTGGTCCTTCTTCTACACTCTTTTTTTATACAGATGAGGCAG cacCACTAGCACCTCCACAGAATTTGACCATAATCAATTGTACTTCTGACTCCGTGTGGCTAACATGGAATCCAAGTCCTCTTCCAAGTGGCATTGTTAAagtttataatattaaaattcatGAGAATGGAACAGATACTATATTTTATCAGGTaggttttatagtcttttggtAA